Proteins encoded by one window of Mycobacteriales bacterium:
- a CDS encoding DUF1015 domain-containing protein, with product MTAVDHVPSDSSIPSPGGLVLAPFRALRYATTEPRHLARLLSPPYDVIDPASRTALEEADPHNFVRLILPRDDRGGGLSRYQRAARTLEEWRSTGVLVTDREQSLYIYEMASGGTVTRGLLGAAGLAAPEAGIILPHENTMTGTVSDRLALTEATAANLEPIYLVYDGGGAASSVVAEVDSREPEMQATTEDGIRHRLWSVTDPEALAAVAADLLPRHALIADGHHRYATYLAYQADRHARGDGPGPWDFGLVYLVDARAFGPRVEAIHRVIAGLPLDQAVRAASAAFTVTRLEPEPDSALQALADAGRDGPAFVLSDGDRWHLLTRPDPAQLAAAVPDDHAPAWRELDVTVAHRLLIGQLWRLDDREGIVDFEHDLKAALATARAAGGTALILRPTPVDQVAAVAAAGERMPRKSTLFTPKPRSGLVLRRYDAS from the coding sequence ATGACCGCCGTCGATCACGTGCCGTCCGACTCGTCCATCCCCTCTCCCGGTGGCCTCGTGCTGGCCCCGTTTCGCGCGCTGCGCTACGCGACGACCGAACCTCGGCACCTCGCGCGGCTGCTCAGCCCGCCCTACGACGTGATCGACCCCGCATCGCGCACGGCGCTCGAGGAGGCCGACCCACACAACTTCGTTCGCCTCATACTCCCACGCGATGACCGCGGAGGCGGACTCAGCCGCTATCAGCGCGCGGCGCGGACCCTCGAGGAGTGGCGGTCGACCGGCGTCCTGGTCACGGATCGTGAGCAATCGCTCTACATCTACGAGATGGCGTCGGGCGGCACGGTGACCCGCGGCCTGCTCGGCGCCGCCGGGCTGGCCGCGCCGGAGGCCGGCATCATCCTGCCGCACGAGAACACCATGACCGGTACGGTCAGTGACCGGCTCGCGCTGACCGAGGCGACGGCCGCCAACCTCGAACCGATCTATCTGGTCTACGACGGCGGCGGGGCGGCGTCTTCCGTGGTGGCCGAGGTCGACTCCCGCGAGCCCGAGATGCAGGCCACCACCGAGGACGGGATCCGTCACCGGCTGTGGTCGGTGACCGATCCGGAGGCGCTCGCGGCGGTGGCCGCGGATCTGCTGCCCCGGCACGCGCTCATCGCCGACGGGCATCATCGCTACGCGACCTACCTCGCCTACCAGGCCGATCGGCACGCGCGCGGCGACGGGCCGGGGCCGTGGGACTTCGGACTGGTCTATCTGGTGGACGCCCGCGCGTTCGGCCCGCGGGTCGAGGCGATCCACCGGGTCATCGCCGGGCTTCCGCTCGACCAGGCGGTGCGCGCGGCCTCCGCCGCCTTCACCGTGACCCGCCTCGAACCGGAGCCGGACTCCGCGCTGCAGGCGCTCGCCGACGCCGGCCGGGACGGGCCCGCCTTCGTCCTCAGCGACGGCGACCGCTGGCACCTGCTCACCCGGCCCGACCCGGCGCAGCTCGCCGCCGCCGTACCCGACGACCACGCCCCCGCCTGGCGGGAGCTCGACGTGACCGTCGCCCACCGGCTGTTGATCGGGCAGTTGTGGCGGCTCGACGACCGGGAGGGCATCGTCGACTTCGAGCACGACCTGAAAGCGGCGCTGGCCACGGCACGGGCGGCCGGGGGCACCGCGTTGATCCTCCGTCCCACCCCGGTGGACCAGGTCGCGGCGGTCGCGGCGGCCGGGGAACGGATGCCCCGCAAGTCGACCTTGTTCACCCCCAAGCCCCGCAGCGGCCTGGTCCTCCGGCGTTACGACGCGTCATAG
- a CDS encoding NAD kinase, giving the protein MSASGPARVALLVTHTGRSDIVDLARLVIGRLGAAGFEVRVLDEEAGDLHVEGVRVVAADDCAADDAEIVLVLGGDGTFLRAAELARPTGAGLLGVNLGRVGFLAEAEPEALDDTIARVVDKHYDVEERLTIDVTVQPPDGPPVTAWALNEASVEKSAPERMIEVSIEIDDHPLTSFGCDGVLFATPTGSTAYAFSAGGPVAWPSVEALVVVPNNAHALFARPLVTSAGSVLAVRLLADGHDAVLCCDGRRTLPVPPGSRVEVRRGVQSVRIVRVHSRVFTDRLVAKFALPVKGFRDRRR; this is encoded by the coding sequence ATGAGTGCCTCCGGACCGGCGCGCGTCGCGCTGCTCGTCACCCACACCGGCCGGTCGGACATCGTCGACCTCGCCCGCCTCGTCATCGGGCGGCTCGGCGCGGCCGGGTTCGAGGTGCGCGTGCTTGACGAAGAGGCCGGCGACCTGCACGTCGAGGGCGTGCGCGTCGTCGCCGCCGACGACTGCGCGGCCGACGACGCCGAGATCGTGCTCGTCCTGGGCGGCGACGGCACCTTCCTGCGCGCCGCAGAGCTGGCCCGACCCACCGGCGCCGGACTCCTCGGCGTCAACCTCGGCCGAGTCGGCTTCCTCGCCGAGGCCGAGCCCGAGGCACTCGACGACACCATCGCCCGGGTCGTCGACAAGCACTACGACGTCGAGGAGCGACTCACCATCGACGTGACGGTGCAGCCACCGGACGGACCACCGGTGACCGCGTGGGCGCTCAACGAGGCCTCGGTCGAGAAGTCCGCCCCGGAGCGGATGATCGAGGTGTCCATCGAGATCGACGACCACCCGCTCACCAGTTTCGGCTGCGATGGCGTGCTGTTCGCGACACCGACCGGGTCGACGGCCTACGCGTTCTCCGCCGGCGGGCCGGTCGCCTGGCCGTCGGTCGAGGCGCTGGTCGTGGTCCCCAACAACGCCCACGCGCTCTTCGCCCGGCCGCTGGTCACCTCGGCCGGTTCGGTGCTCGCCGTGCGGCTGCTCGCCGACGGGCACGATGCGGTGCTCTGCTGCGACGGGCGCCGTACCCTCCCGGTGCCGCCGGGGTCCCGCGTCGAAGTACGCCGGGGCGTGCAGTCGGTGCGGATCGTGCGGGTGCACTCGCGGGTGTTCACCGACCGGCTGGTCGCGAAGTTCGCGTTGCCGGTGAAGGGCTTCCGGGACCGGCGGCGCTAG
- a CDS encoding HAD-IIA family hydrolase, with protein sequence MPQPLQGSTVPLVERYDVALLDLDGVIYVGHDPVPGAADALTQARSRGMRLAFVTNNASRTPVEVASLLGKVGVRAETDEIVTSAQAAARVLAEKLPAGARVLVVGADALRQEVTGRGLAVVASADEEPDAVVQGYAPDTSWRDLAEATVAVRRGAWWVATNIDTTLPSARGALPGNGALVGVVTAATGARPLVTGKPEPALHRESVDRTGARSPLVVGDRLDTDIEGANAAGSASMLVLTGVTGADELLAAEAVHRPTYLAADLTGLLTPHPAPQRESGGGWRCGGWQVSAADDGAVVLSGTGPDRLDALRALCAAAWEAGRPPRLRPGGAAATEVAAGFGLTGG encoded by the coding sequence GTGCCGCAGCCGCTTCAGGGGTCCACCGTGCCGCTCGTCGAGCGCTACGACGTCGCGCTGCTCGACCTGGACGGCGTGATCTATGTCGGCCACGACCCCGTTCCCGGGGCGGCCGACGCCCTCACCCAGGCCCGTTCGCGCGGGATGCGGCTGGCGTTCGTGACCAACAACGCCTCCCGCACCCCGGTCGAGGTGGCGTCCCTGCTGGGCAAGGTCGGCGTACGCGCCGAGACGGACGAGATCGTCACGTCGGCCCAGGCCGCCGCCAGGGTGCTGGCCGAGAAACTTCCGGCCGGTGCCCGGGTCCTCGTCGTCGGCGCCGACGCCCTTCGACAGGAGGTCACCGGACGAGGTCTGGCCGTCGTCGCGAGCGCCGACGAGGAGCCGGACGCCGTCGTGCAGGGCTACGCCCCGGACACCAGCTGGCGGGACCTCGCCGAGGCGACCGTCGCGGTACGCCGCGGGGCGTGGTGGGTCGCGACCAACATCGACACGACGCTTCCGTCGGCCCGCGGAGCGCTGCCCGGCAACGGCGCCCTCGTCGGGGTCGTCACCGCGGCGACCGGCGCCCGGCCGTTGGTCACCGGCAAGCCGGAGCCGGCGCTGCACCGGGAATCGGTCGACCGCACCGGCGCGCGGAGCCCGCTGGTTGTCGGTGACCGGCTGGACACCGACATCGAGGGTGCCAACGCCGCCGGTTCGGCGAGCATGCTCGTGCTGACCGGCGTGACCGGGGCCGACGAACTGCTGGCCGCCGAGGCCGTCCACCGGCCGACCTACCTCGCCGCCGACCTCACCGGCCTGCTCACGCCGCACCCGGCGCCGCAGCGGGAATCCGGTGGCGGCTGGCGGTGCGGCGGCTGGCAGGTCTCCGCTGCGGACGACGGTGCGGTCGTGCTGAGCGGAACCGGACCGGATCGGCTGGATGCGCTGCGGGCGCTGTGCGCCGCGGCCTGGGAGGCCGGTCGGCCACCCAGGCTGCGCCCGGGCGGCGCCGCCGCGACCGAGGTGGCGGCGGGCTTCGGACTCACCGGCGGCTGA
- the recN gene encoding DNA repair protein RecN, translated as MLEEMRIRGLGVIEDATLQFGPGLTVLTGETGAGKTMVVSGLTLLLGARADTGLVRAGAARASVEGRLQLPPGAPVLARAADAGAEVDEDGSLILARTVLPEGRSRAHVGGRSVPVGVLAELCDPVLAVHGQSDQMALLRPVEQRAALDRYAGAPVADLREDYRKRFTRWQECARALADRTGRVRELRAEAEVLRRGLAEIAEVDPRPGEDDDLDAEAARLANADALRVAAQTAHESLTADPADGAGEGIDATVLVAAARRALEHTDDPELTGLAERLAEVGRLVADLAADLGSYLDGLDADPGRLAAIEQRRAELRSLTRSYADPGTGAGGVAGVLAWADDAERRLADLDPSDDALAALAADRDSARQEAAALAGRLSRARAKAGKRFATAVTAELAGLAMPDAQVQAQVRPRPVEAGAPTLTVDGAEVTAGPDGVDEVTLLFRSHRGAPARPIQRAASGGELSRVMLAVEVVFADADPVTTMVFDEVDAGVGGQAATEVGRRLARLATSHQVIVVTHLPQVAAYADQHLVVDKDDAGTITRSGVRALAAGERTRELARMLAGLADSELGQAHAEELLDAAARGKVRG; from the coding sequence GTGCTCGAGGAGATGCGCATCCGCGGTCTCGGGGTGATCGAGGATGCGACGCTGCAGTTCGGCCCCGGCCTGACCGTGCTCACCGGCGAGACCGGTGCGGGCAAGACGATGGTCGTGTCCGGGCTCACCCTGCTCCTCGGAGCCCGCGCCGACACCGGTCTGGTGCGCGCCGGTGCCGCCCGGGCGTCGGTCGAGGGCCGGCTGCAACTCCCGCCCGGGGCACCCGTGCTGGCCCGGGCCGCGGATGCCGGCGCCGAGGTCGACGAGGACGGCTCGCTCATCCTCGCCCGCACGGTGCTCCCCGAGGGCCGGTCCCGGGCCCACGTCGGCGGCCGCTCGGTACCGGTCGGCGTGCTCGCCGAACTGTGCGATCCGGTGCTCGCCGTGCACGGCCAGTCCGATCAGATGGCCCTGCTGCGGCCGGTCGAGCAGCGCGCCGCCCTCGACCGCTACGCCGGTGCGCCGGTCGCGGACCTGCGGGAGGACTACCGCAAACGCTTCACCCGCTGGCAGGAGTGCGCCCGCGCCCTCGCGGACCGGACCGGCCGGGTGCGGGAGTTGCGGGCCGAGGCCGAGGTGCTGCGGCGTGGACTGGCCGAGATCGCCGAGGTCGACCCCCGGCCCGGAGAGGACGACGACCTCGATGCGGAGGCCGCCCGGCTCGCCAACGCCGACGCCCTGCGGGTGGCCGCCCAGACCGCGCACGAGAGCCTGACCGCCGACCCGGCCGACGGCGCCGGCGAGGGCATCGACGCGACCGTGCTGGTGGCGGCCGCCCGGCGCGCGCTCGAGCACACCGACGACCCGGAGCTCACCGGGCTCGCCGAACGGCTGGCCGAGGTCGGCCGGCTGGTCGCCGACCTCGCGGCCGATCTCGGCTCCTACCTCGACGGCCTCGACGCCGATCCCGGTCGGCTGGCGGCCATCGAGCAGCGACGGGCCGAGCTGCGGTCGCTGACCCGCAGCTACGCCGACCCCGGCACCGGCGCCGGCGGTGTCGCCGGGGTCCTCGCCTGGGCCGATGACGCCGAGCGCCGGCTGGCCGACCTCGACCCCTCCGACGACGCGCTCGCCGCGCTCGCCGCCGACCGCGACAGCGCGCGCCAGGAAGCCGCCGCACTGGCCGGCCGGCTGTCCCGGGCCCGCGCCAAAGCCGGGAAACGGTTCGCCACGGCGGTGACCGCCGAGCTGGCGGGCCTGGCGATGCCCGACGCCCAGGTGCAGGCGCAGGTCCGGCCACGGCCGGTCGAGGCCGGCGCCCCGACGCTGACCGTCGACGGCGCCGAGGTGACCGCCGGCCCCGACGGTGTCGACGAGGTCACCCTGCTGTTCCGCTCGCACCGCGGCGCGCCGGCCCGCCCGATCCAGCGGGCCGCGTCCGGCGGGGAACTGTCCCGGGTGATGCTCGCTGTGGAGGTCGTCTTCGCCGACGCCGACCCGGTGACCACGATGGTCTTCGACGAGGTCGACGCGGGCGTCGGCGGGCAGGCCGCCACCGAGGTCGGCCGGCGCCTGGCCCGGCTGGCGACGAGCCACCAGGTGATCGTGGTCACCCACCTGCCGCAGGTGGCGGCGTACGCCGACCAGCACCTCGTGGTGGACAAGGACGACGCCGGCACGATCACCCGGAGCGGGGTACGGGCGCTCGCCGCCGGCGAGCGGACCCGGGAGTTGGCCCGTATGCTCGCCGGGCTGGCCGACAGCGAGTTGGGGCAGGCGCA
- a CDS encoding TlyA family RNA methyltransferase: protein MARRARLDAELVRRGLARSRDHAAALVAAGRVSVNGQVATKPATGVERATPVLVAEPTDGADYVSRGGHKLAGALDAFGSLVVADRRCLDAGASTGGFTDVLLRRGAASVVALDVGYGQLAWPLRTDPRVHVVDRTNARAVSVDLIDGPVDLVVADLSFISLRLVLPALAGVARPGADLVPMVKPQFEVGREHVGSGGVVRDPALRARAVLSVADAAAELGYGVAGVVASPLPGPSGNVEYFLWLRADAPPASPDEVAAAVAAGPS, encoded by the coding sequence GTGGCGCGCCGGGCCCGCCTGGATGCCGAGCTGGTACGCCGCGGCCTGGCCCGATCCCGCGATCATGCCGCGGCGCTGGTCGCCGCCGGTCGGGTCAGCGTGAACGGTCAGGTCGCGACGAAGCCGGCGACCGGCGTCGAACGCGCGACGCCGGTACTGGTCGCCGAGCCGACCGACGGCGCGGACTACGTGTCCCGGGGAGGTCACAAGCTGGCCGGCGCGCTCGACGCGTTCGGCTCGCTCGTCGTCGCCGACCGGCGCTGCCTGGATGCCGGCGCGTCCACCGGGGGGTTCACCGACGTCCTGCTCCGCCGCGGGGCGGCGAGCGTCGTGGCGCTCGACGTCGGCTACGGCCAGCTGGCCTGGCCGCTGCGCACCGATCCGCGGGTCCACGTCGTCGACCGCACCAATGCCCGGGCCGTCTCCGTGGACCTCATCGACGGGCCGGTCGACCTCGTCGTCGCCGACCTGTCATTCATCTCGCTGCGGCTCGTGCTCCCGGCGCTGGCCGGCGTGGCCCGGCCCGGAGCCGACCTGGTGCCCATGGTCAAGCCGCAGTTCGAGGTCGGCCGCGAGCACGTGGGGTCGGGGGGCGTCGTCCGCGATCCCGCGCTGCGGGCCCGGGCGGTCCTGTCGGTCGCCGATGCCGCGGCCGAACTCGGCTACGGCGTGGCCGGTGTCGTGGCGAGTCCGCTGCCCGGTCCGTCCGGCAACGTCGAATACTTCCTGTGGCTGCGGGCCGACGCACCGCCGGCGTCCCCCGACGAGGTCGCCGCCGCCGTGGCCGCCGGGCCGTCATGA
- a CDS encoding tetratricopeptide repeat protein, translating to MAEYSRNGYDEEPVRRPYDDLPPPPPDVVPQGEVYDWYIRGVELLEGGNPAAAVTLIEHAAEAEPESRSVREALARAQFDSGQFEQAVESFAWIVSVNPADDYAQFGLGLADAKTGDLQGAVEHLALAAAMRPDITHYATALRGARAALSAARK from the coding sequence GTGGCCGAGTACAGCCGAAACGGGTACGACGAGGAGCCGGTCCGGCGCCCCTATGACGACCTACCGCCGCCGCCACCTGACGTGGTGCCGCAGGGCGAGGTCTACGACTGGTACATCCGCGGTGTGGAGCTGCTCGAAGGCGGCAACCCGGCGGCCGCGGTCACGCTGATCGAGCACGCCGCAGAAGCCGAACCGGAGTCCCGCAGCGTCCGTGAGGCGCTGGCCCGGGCGCAGTTCGACTCCGGACAGTTCGAGCAGGCGGTCGAGAGCTTCGCCTGGATCGTCTCGGTCAACCCCGCCGATGACTACGCACAGTTCGGGCTCGGCCTCGCCGACGCCAAGACCGGCGACCTGCAGGGCGCGGTCGAGCACCTCGCCCTGGCTGCCGCGATGCGCCCCGACATCACCCACTACGCCACCGCGTTGCGCGGCGCCCGGGCGGCGCTCTCGGCCGCCCGCAAATAG